The following proteins come from a genomic window of Micromonospora echinofusca:
- a CDS encoding response regulator transcription factor, which yields MIRVLLADDEDLIRAALAALLGLESDLEVVTEASDGRTAVTAALAHRPDVAVVDLQMPALDGLEVTAELARVLPACKVVILTGHGRPPHLQRALAAGAKGFLPKGAPGGTLADVIRRVHAGGRYVDPALAADALTAPECPLTPRELDVLRLAEYDTPVAEVARRTHLSAGTVRNHLSAAVSKLRVANRAEAFRTARDNGWL from the coding sequence GTGATCAGGGTGCTGCTCGCCGACGACGAGGACCTGATCCGGGCGGCGCTGGCCGCCCTGCTCGGTCTGGAGTCCGACCTGGAGGTCGTGACCGAGGCGTCGGACGGGCGGACCGCGGTGACCGCCGCGCTCGCCCACCGGCCGGACGTGGCCGTGGTGGACCTCCAGATGCCGGCCCTGGACGGGCTGGAGGTGACCGCGGAGCTGGCGCGCGTCCTGCCCGCCTGCAAGGTGGTGATCCTGACCGGGCACGGCCGGCCGCCCCACCTGCAACGCGCGCTGGCCGCCGGGGCCAAGGGGTTCCTGCCCAAGGGCGCGCCCGGCGGGACGCTGGCCGACGTCATCCGCCGGGTGCACGCCGGCGGCCGGTACGTCGACCCGGCGCTGGCCGCGGACGCCCTCACCGCGCCGGAGTGCCCGCTCACGCCCCGCGAGCTGGACGTGCTGCGGCTGGCCGAGTACGACACGCCGGTGGCGGAGGTGGCGCGGCGTACCCACCTGTCGGCGGGCACCGTCCGCAACCACCTCTCCGCCGCGGTCAGCAAGCTCCGCGTGGCCAACCGCGCGGAGGCGTTCCGCACCGCCCGGGACAACGGCTGGCTCTGA
- a CDS encoding sensor histidine kinase — MIGAAIASPGHGDVNMDRAQVERDLGLRRARVVTLTTVGSGVLGTLLLAAAGLSREDDPGWTAAGAVGIVLFVVAQAGALYGAITPWLAGAVRRRLLVVFVVAAVVSVPLVGPVGAPEWATWGFLGASVIGSVPMLSRWWAAGPAALLTVAVAAGVAAWNGAPVRSQVTIVLVAGVSMAAWNALQLWLWGLLVEAQRGRAAQGRLAATEERLRFARDVHDLLGHSLSVIALKAELASRLAATDAGRASSEAAEVQRLAASALVELREVVHGYRAVDLGDQIAAVEQVLRSSGIRCAVALPPDDVPSEIARQFVAVLREASTNVLRHSRATWCTIEISQDEDEVRMTMTNDGAEGASPDRHSFGLRGLAERMAEARGSLRHRTDDGVFRLDVTVRTRP; from the coding sequence ATGATCGGGGCAGCGATCGCGTCACCCGGCCACGGGGACGTGAACATGGACCGGGCGCAGGTCGAGCGGGATCTCGGCCTGCGCCGCGCCCGCGTCGTCACCCTCACCACCGTCGGCAGCGGGGTCCTGGGGACGCTGCTGCTGGCCGCCGCCGGGCTGTCGCGGGAGGACGATCCGGGGTGGACGGCAGCCGGGGCGGTGGGCATCGTCCTGTTCGTCGTCGCGCAGGCCGGCGCGCTCTACGGTGCGATCACCCCGTGGCTGGCGGGGGCCGTGCGGCGCCGCCTGCTCGTCGTGTTCGTCGTGGCGGCCGTGGTCTCCGTACCCCTGGTGGGGCCGGTGGGGGCGCCGGAGTGGGCGACCTGGGGTTTCCTCGGCGCGTCGGTGATCGGCTCGGTACCGATGCTGTCGCGCTGGTGGGCCGCCGGCCCGGCGGCGCTGCTGACCGTGGCGGTGGCCGCCGGGGTGGCGGCCTGGAATGGGGCTCCCGTCCGCAGCCAGGTCACCATCGTGCTGGTCGCCGGCGTCTCCATGGCCGCGTGGAACGCCCTCCAGCTCTGGCTGTGGGGGCTGCTCGTCGAGGCGCAGCGGGGGCGGGCCGCCCAGGGGCGGCTCGCCGCGACCGAGGAGCGGCTGCGCTTCGCGCGCGACGTGCACGACCTGCTCGGGCACAGCCTCTCGGTCATCGCGCTCAAGGCGGAGCTGGCGTCCCGGCTGGCGGCGACGGACGCCGGGCGGGCCAGCTCGGAGGCGGCCGAGGTGCAGCGACTGGCCGCGTCGGCGCTGGTCGAGCTGCGCGAGGTGGTACACGGGTACCGTGCGGTGGACCTCGGGGACCAGATCGCCGCGGTGGAGCAGGTGCTGCGTTCCTCCGGCATCCGCTGCGCGGTCGCGTTGCCGCCGGACGACGTACCGTCGGAGATCGCCCGGCAGTTCGTCGCGGTGCTGCGGGAGGCCAGCACCAACGTGCTGCGGCACAGCCGGGCCACCTGGTGCACCATCGAGATCAGCCAGGACGAGGACGAGGTACGGATGACCATGACGAACGACGGCGCCGAGGGTGCGTCGCCTGACCGGCACAGCTTCGGGTTGCGCGGGCTGGCCGAGCGGATGGCCGAGGCGCGGGGCTCGCTGCGGCACCGGACAGACGACGGGGTGTTCCGCCTCGACGTGACGGTACGGACCCGCCCGTGA
- a CDS encoding ABC transporter permease, translating into MTTQDPTTTAPAARGDRGRKPFWQVVAMLKMESLALRRNWTSTVMSVVTPLLIALLLVSEHAGQTVPGVRRVASVTTLIMVFLVHHHLTTVYAARRQELVLKRLRAGLPSDRTILIGTATSTVVIFLVQFVLLALYALLVLDLPLPRNPLVMALALLFGSAIMAAFSAALSAITRTSEAAMLTTMPTVVIFLATPGALLPLDVLPESLERALWFLPNGPFTEVMRVGWLGRTDEGQTLGFAGTIVETLPSFGVLLVWLVVSVFLAGRYFRWEPRHG; encoded by the coding sequence ATGACGACGCAGGACCCCACCACCACCGCCCCTGCCGCACGCGGGGACCGTGGCCGGAAGCCGTTCTGGCAGGTGGTCGCGATGCTGAAGATGGAGTCGCTGGCGTTGCGCCGCAACTGGACGTCGACCGTGATGTCCGTCGTGACGCCGCTGCTGATCGCCCTGCTGCTGGTCAGCGAGCACGCCGGCCAGACGGTGCCCGGCGTCCGCCGGGTCGCTAGCGTCACCACGCTGATCATGGTCTTCCTGGTGCACCACCACCTGACCACCGTGTACGCGGCGCGCCGCCAGGAGTTGGTGCTCAAGCGGCTGCGTGCCGGGCTCCCCTCGGACCGCACGATCCTGATCGGCACGGCTACCAGCACCGTCGTGATCTTCCTGGTCCAGTTCGTCCTGCTGGCCCTCTACGCCCTGCTGGTGCTCGACCTGCCGCTGCCCAGGAACCCGTTGGTCATGGCGTTGGCCCTGCTGTTCGGGTCCGCGATCATGGCGGCGTTCTCGGCCGCGCTCTCCGCGATCACCCGCACCTCCGAGGCGGCCATGCTGACCACCATGCCGACTGTGGTGATCTTCCTCGCCACGCCGGGTGCGCTGCTGCCGCTCGACGTGTTGCCGGAGTCGTTGGAGCGGGCGCTCTGGTTCCTGCCCAACGGTCCGTTCACCGAGGTCATGCGCGTCGGCTGGCTCGGCCGCACCGACGAGGGCCAGACCCTGGGTTTCGCCGGCACCATCGTCGAGACGCTGCCCTCGTTCGGGGTGCTGCTGGTTTGGCTGGTGGTGTCGGTGTTCCTGGCGGGCCGGTACTTCCGGTGGGAGCCCCGGCACGGATGA
- a CDS encoding ABC transporter ATP-binding protein, producing MTRRGLELSPTDGSLMSMDDVVIEVDGLRRSYGEFEAVRGISLRIRRGELFALLGTNGAGKTTTIEVLEGLQPATSGRVRVLGLDPVRDRNSVRPRTGVMLQHGGFTGSLTVRETVEIWRSLTVRPQSTAEVLDLVDLGDRMNVAVEQLSGGEGRRLELALAVLGRPEVLFLDEPTTGMDPASRRRTWDVVRELQKGGTTVLLTTHYLEEAEVLADRVAIMRGGNIVATGAPEDVVRTLPARISFRLLGTDVLPDLPHATRLVDGDRVVYESRQLQADLTRLLEWANAGDIRLAALSARPATLEDVFLDIAADHDLTDQLAEPEAVR from the coding sequence ATGACGCGACGGGGGTTGGAACTGTCGCCCACCGACGGCAGCCTGATGAGCATGGATGACGTCGTGATCGAAGTGGACGGGCTGCGCCGCAGCTACGGGGAGTTCGAGGCGGTGCGCGGCATCTCGCTGCGGATCCGCCGGGGCGAGCTGTTCGCCCTGCTGGGCACCAACGGTGCCGGCAAGACCACCACCATCGAAGTGCTGGAGGGGCTGCAACCGGCCACCTCCGGCCGGGTCCGGGTGCTCGGGCTGGACCCGGTCCGGGACCGCAACTCGGTGCGCCCCCGCACGGGGGTGATGCTCCAGCACGGCGGGTTCACGGGTTCGCTCACCGTCCGCGAGACGGTGGAGATCTGGCGGTCGCTCACCGTCCGGCCGCAGAGCACCGCCGAGGTGCTGGACCTGGTCGACCTCGGCGACCGGATGAACGTGGCCGTCGAGCAGCTCTCCGGCGGCGAGGGCCGGCGGCTGGAGCTGGCGCTGGCCGTGCTCGGCCGGCCTGAGGTGCTCTTCCTCGACGAGCCGACCACCGGGATGGATCCGGCCTCGCGGCGCCGCACCTGGGACGTCGTCCGTGAGCTCCAGAAGGGTGGGACCACGGTCCTGCTCACCACGCACTACCTGGAGGAGGCCGAGGTACTCGCCGACCGGGTGGCGATCATGCGGGGCGGAAACATCGTCGCCACCGGCGCTCCGGAGGACGTCGTCCGCACCCTGCCCGCCCGGATCAGCTTCCGGCTGCTCGGGACGGACGTGCTGCCCGACCTGCCGCACGCCACCCGCCTGGTCGACGGCGACCGGGTGGTCTACGAGTCCCGCCAGCTCCAAGCCGATCTCACCCGGCTGCTCGAGTGGGCCAACGCGGGTGACATCCGGCTGGCAGCTCTGTCGGCCCGACCCGCGACCCTGGAGGATGTCTTCCTGGACATCGCCGCTGACCATGACCTGACCGATCAGCTTGCGGAACCGGAGGCCGTCCGATGA
- a CDS encoding amidase has product MDHVAAAAERADRLGPMLGTFLHRFPTVDAGADGPLRGTLIGVKDVVAVAGAPSTCQSVVHDADWWADRDATVVARLRAAGALIVGKTTMGEHALSRPDPEAPFPVPRNPWDPHRFTGGSSCGSANGIPAGFFDAGIGTDSNGSIRIPAALCGVTGLKPTQGLLPATGVRPLARSVETTGPLARTARECARLLAVMADRPAELSRPPLADLAGVRVGVPGDLVRYAAALTEDTAAAFDAALDELRAAGAQVVDVPFDEAFPLFAAQLVTMLVEAFEVHGAQLRARWSDYGRPFRWNVALGGVLPAETYLRAQRVRGWGADALRARLRDVDVVATPAWPSGAPRYDDQASLQMISFLPSAWSAVGFPALALPMGVDGDGMPLSLQLAAAPGRDFELAAVADVYQRRTGWHEREPKLEVVTDLASVCVPEAPADGVDPVRRERLARAFGELGVPLGDGDLDQVTMTWTKVEALAGVLPELPVDVPPFAAHPAG; this is encoded by the coding sequence ATGGACCACGTCGCCGCCGCAGCCGAGCGGGCCGACCGGCTCGGGCCGATGCTCGGCACCTTCCTGCACCGATTCCCGACCGTCGACGCAGGCGCGGACGGGCCGCTGCGCGGCACGCTGATCGGCGTCAAGGACGTCGTCGCCGTGGCCGGCGCGCCGAGCACCTGCCAGAGCGTCGTGCACGACGCGGACTGGTGGGCCGACCGCGACGCGACCGTGGTGGCACGGCTGCGCGCCGCGGGCGCGCTGATCGTCGGCAAGACCACGATGGGCGAGCACGCGCTGTCCCGGCCGGACCCGGAGGCGCCCTTCCCGGTGCCCCGCAACCCGTGGGACCCCCACCGGTTCACCGGCGGGTCGAGCTGCGGCAGCGCCAACGGCATCCCCGCCGGGTTCTTCGACGCGGGCATCGGCACCGACAGCAACGGCAGCATCCGGATCCCGGCCGCGCTGTGCGGCGTCACCGGGCTGAAGCCGACGCAGGGCCTCCTGCCGGCGACGGGCGTCCGCCCGCTGGCGCGCTCGGTCGAGACCACGGGCCCGCTGGCGCGTACGGCCCGGGAGTGCGCGCGGCTGCTCGCCGTGATGGCGGACCGGCCCGCGGAGCTGTCCCGGCCGCCGCTGGCCGACCTCGCGGGCGTACGCGTCGGCGTCCCGGGCGACCTGGTGCGCTACGCCGCCGCGCTGACCGAGGACACCGCCGCCGCCTTCGACGCCGCGCTCGACGAGCTGCGGGCCGCCGGGGCGCAGGTCGTCGACGTGCCGTTCGACGAGGCGTTCCCGCTCTTCGCCGCGCAGCTCGTGACGATGCTGGTGGAGGCTTTCGAGGTGCACGGGGCGCAGCTGCGGGCGCGCTGGAGCGACTACGGGCGACCCTTCCGGTGGAACGTCGCGCTCGGCGGCGTGCTCCCGGCGGAGACGTACCTGCGGGCCCAGCGGGTGCGCGGCTGGGGCGCCGACGCCCTGCGGGCGCGGTTGCGCGACGTCGACGTCGTCGCCACGCCCGCCTGGCCGTCCGGCGCCCCCCGCTACGACGACCAGGCCAGCCTCCAGATGATCTCCTTCCTGCCCAGCGCCTGGAGCGCGGTCGGCTTCCCCGCGCTGGCGCTGCCGATGGGCGTCGACGGCGACGGGATGCCGCTGTCGCTGCAACTCGCCGCCGCGCCCGGCCGCGACTTCGAGCTGGCCGCCGTCGCCGACGTCTACCAGCGGCGTACGGGCTGGCACGAGCGGGAGCCGAAGCTGGAGGTCGTGACGGACCTCGCGTCCGTCTGCGTGCCCGAGGCACCGGCCGACGGCGTCGACCCCGTACGGCGGGAGCGGCTGGCGCGGGCGTTCGGCGAGCTGGGCGTCCCGCTGGGGGACGGGGACCTCGACCAGGTGACCATGACGTGGACGAAGGTCGAGGCGCTCGCCGGGGTGCTGCCGGAACTTCCGGTGGACGTGCCGCCGTTCGCCGCCCACCCGGCCGGTTGA
- a CDS encoding ABC transporter ATP-binding protein, whose amino-acid sequence MSNAIANLVATPTAGAVEPQAIDVSAVHKRYGDVRAVNGIDLRIAPGEVVALLGPNGAGKSTLVDMILGLTRPDRGEIRVFGHTPREAIARGVIGATLQDGALLDDVSIRELLTMVASLHAAPLPIAEVLRRTDLTDIADRRSRLSGGQRQRLRLAMTLVSDPKLLVLDEPTVAMDVESRHVFWAAMREFTDSGRTVVFASHYLEEAEEFADRVVLVQAGTVIADGTVAEIRSVVAGRSLAATVPDATVEQLRLLPGVLSAESRGQRFELVCSDSDAAARELFARHPRAYDVEIGALGLEQAFLALTSTKGGAA is encoded by the coding sequence ATGAGCAACGCAATCGCGAACCTCGTGGCGACACCCACGGCCGGTGCGGTGGAACCACAGGCGATCGACGTTTCGGCCGTGCACAAGAGATACGGCGACGTGCGGGCCGTCAACGGCATCGACCTGCGGATCGCGCCCGGCGAGGTGGTGGCGCTGCTCGGGCCCAACGGCGCGGGCAAGTCCACGCTCGTCGACATGATCCTGGGGCTCACCCGCCCCGACCGCGGCGAGATCCGCGTCTTCGGGCACACCCCCCGGGAGGCCATCGCCCGGGGCGTCATCGGGGCGACGCTCCAGGACGGCGCGCTGCTCGACGACGTGTCGATCCGCGAGCTGCTCACGATGGTGGCATCGCTGCACGCCGCCCCGCTGCCGATCGCCGAGGTGCTGCGCCGCACCGACCTGACCGACATCGCCGACCGCCGCAGCCGGCTCTCCGGCGGTCAGCGCCAGCGGCTGCGGCTGGCGATGACTCTCGTGTCCGACCCGAAGCTGCTGGTCCTGGACGAGCCGACGGTGGCGATGGACGTCGAGTCGCGCCACGTGTTCTGGGCCGCCATGCGGGAGTTCACCGACTCCGGGCGCACCGTGGTGTTCGCCTCCCACTACCTGGAGGAGGCCGAGGAGTTCGCCGACCGGGTGGTGCTCGTACAGGCCGGGACGGTCATTGCCGACGGCACGGTCGCGGAGATCCGTTCCGTGGTGGCGGGCCGCTCGCTGGCGGCCACCGTCCCGGACGCGACGGTGGAGCAGCTGCGCCTGCTGCCCGGCGTGCTGAGCGCCGAGTCCCGCGGCCAGCGCTTCGAACTCGTCTGCTCCGACTCCGACGCCGCCGCCCGGGAGCTGTTCGCACGCCATCCCCGGGCGTACGACGTCGAGATCGGCGCCCTCGGCCTGGAACAGGCGTTCCTGGCCCTCACCTCCACGAAGGGCGGGGCCGCCTGA
- a CDS encoding ABC transporter permease, whose amino-acid sequence MSTGFLKLEVKRVIRARKFWIVAFLFPTLLYLMQANLFRGEVVERTGINFSEHLLGGLAAFGALFVALNVGTRVAIERSTGWQRQLRITPLSPTSYLTAKLAAAMVVALPAITAVALTGALLQGVRLPLGGWLQLVLGVWVGTLPFALLGVFIGQVATAESVQVLTSVSHMLLGVLGGALFPSVAFPEWLQAVSAVMPSHWLAVVGHSPFEADSRLGLAALVLAGWTVVLGAAVTLRYVRDSARV is encoded by the coding sequence ATGAGCACGGGCTTCCTCAAGCTCGAAGTGAAGCGGGTGATCCGTGCCCGCAAGTTCTGGATCGTCGCGTTCCTGTTCCCGACGCTGCTCTACCTGATGCAGGCCAACCTGTTCCGCGGCGAGGTCGTCGAACGCACCGGCATCAACTTCAGCGAGCACCTGCTGGGCGGGCTCGCCGCCTTCGGCGCGCTCTTCGTGGCGTTGAACGTCGGCACCCGGGTGGCGATCGAGCGGTCGACGGGGTGGCAGCGCCAGTTGCGCATCACCCCGCTGTCGCCTACGTCGTACCTGACCGCGAAGCTGGCCGCCGCGATGGTGGTGGCGCTGCCGGCGATCACGGCGGTGGCGCTCACCGGCGCGCTGTTGCAGGGCGTCCGGCTGCCGCTGGGCGGCTGGCTCCAGCTGGTGCTCGGGGTCTGGGTCGGCACGCTGCCGTTCGCGCTGCTGGGCGTCTTCATCGGCCAGGTCGCCACGGCCGAGAGCGTGCAGGTCCTCACCTCCGTCTCGCACATGCTGCTCGGGGTGCTCGGCGGCGCGCTGTTCCCGTCGGTCGCGTTCCCCGAGTGGCTCCAGGCGGTGTCCGCCGTCATGCCGAGCCACTGGCTGGCCGTGGTCGGCCACAGCCCGTTCGAGGCCGACTCCCGCCTCGGGCTCGCGGCCCTGGTGCTCGCGGGCTGGACCGTCGTGCTCGGCGCCGCCGTGACCCTGCGGTACGTGCGCGACAGCGCCCGCGTCTGA